The following is a genomic window from uncultured Draconibacterium sp..
ATCGCGTGCTTTTGTACAGCGTTGCAACGCAATACGCTCCAGCTCTTCAATCAGAAAAAGGCCATTTTCATTTTTCAATTCTTCGCGGCCGGAGATTGTGGTTTCGCCGATTGCCAGTTGCTTTTCGTTGATACATGGATAGGCCGTATTCAAGTAGGCGTAAGTTTCGCGTGCTTCGGGAATCTCTCCTTTTAATTCTAACCCATCTTTACTCCACGCGGTTTGAGTGTGCATGGTTCCCCAATAAACTTTATGTGTTGTGTCGCGGTCGAATTTTTGGGACGGAACAAAATTTACCCAGGTGCGGTAATACGCATCGCAGGTGTGTGCTGTAATCACCGAGCCATCGTCGGTAGCGTCTTTTCCAAACATAATGCTGGTACAGCTTTCGTTTCTGGTTTCGTCGGGTTGGGCAAGCAATAATGATGCTGATGACAGTATCAACGTCAGGAGTAAAGATATTCGTAACATAGTGTAAAATTTTGCTCAAAATTAATAGAAATGGCAGGTGGTGCAAACTATTTTGATTTTATGACGAGTATTCTCTAAAATTATTGCGAGGCTTAATGCCCGTCAATTCCGTGTAGCATCAGAAACGAATGTATCAGAATTTTATGAATCTCGGTTAAGTATTCGTTTACGGCTTTGGTACTGCCAGGCAGCGAGAATACAAGTGTTTTGTTTTTCACTCCGGCGATAGAACGGCTTAACAGCGCATTGGGTTTTTCAGCACCATATTTCAATCGAATGTGATCCATAATTCCCGGAATTTCCAAATCGATAAAATTGGAAATGATAGTCGGAGCAATATCGCGAGGCCCGATTCCGGTGCTGCCCGTTGTGTAAATAATATCGTAACCATCGTTGACAGCCGTTTGTAGTTCTACTTCGAGCAACTCTTTTTCATCAGGAATTACGGTGCGTGATGTTTCGCACAGGTATGTTTTTGATGCGAACCAATCTTTGCTCAGTTTCTCTAGCATTGGTCCGCTTTTGTCTTTGTAAATACCATGGAAAGCACGGTCGCTCAAGGTTATCACCTTAATTCGGAATGTTTTTGGGATGTATTCCATCGTATCATTTTCCGAAAGTGCTCCCGGTTTTATTACCCGGCAGAAGATCCCTTCTTTAGGCATCACACATTTTCCTGCCAGCTGAAAAATCTCACAGTTATCGCCGTGGCATTTTTTTCCTATCTGTGTAACTTCCAATTCTACCTTACCTGCTCTGAACCGATCAAAAGGCATGGCTTTATGAACTGCAATTCCCTCGGTTGTAATGTTCTCGGCAAACTCACCATATTTGATCTCACGGCCTAATTCTCCTTCAAAACCTTTAATACTTTCAGCAGCCAGCAAACTTATCTGGCGGTGCCATTTCCCGGCGTGAGCATCGCCTTCAATACCATCAAGGTCTAGGTTTAGTTCTTTACGTGGGGTTTTAATCGTACCTTTTTTCTCCGAAATATTTAGTGATTTTATTTTACAGGTTTGCGCTTCCATTTCAGTAGTTATATTTTCTCCTTAAAGTCAAGTTTTACATCGCCCATTACCATGTTTTTATCAACGGCTTTGCACATGTCGTAAATGGTTAGCAACGCAACGTTCACGGCTGTTAAGGCCTCCATCTCAACGCCGGTTTGCCCAATGCATTTGGTTAAACTTTTTACCCAAACACCATTTCCCTGAACTTCTGCTTTAACTTCCACTTTGGTTAGCTGCAGTGGATGGCAAAGCGGAATCAACCTTGATGTTTCTTTTGCTGCCTGAATTCCGGCAATTTCAGCAATGGTGATTACATCACCTTTTTTTATCAGGCTTTCGTTTATCAGCCGAATGGTCTCCGGCTGCAAAGCAATAAAACCCGAGGCTTTGGCAGTTCGTACCTGTTGTGGTTTGTGCCCCACATCTACCATGTTGGCTTTTCCTTCTTCGTTTATATGTGATAATTGACTCATATTTTATCCTCCAATATTTGAGAAATTGTGTGATTCGGTTCCTACTCCCTTTTCCGGTTTGTTTTGCAATGCCTGGTTGTATGCTTCTTCGATACCGAGTTTGCGAATGCTGTAACGCAGCCCTGAATGCAAGCAGGGAACGAGAAACCCGTCGGCAGTTATACGCAGGCGGTTACAAATCTTGCAAATGCCGCCTAACCCTCCGTCAACAGCATAAAACTCGCCAGTGCGCAAATCCATCTGTCGAATGAAACGTAGCTTCAGTCCTTTCTTTTGACAGAACTCCCGTACTTCTTGTTCATCAACTTCATTTTCTCCGGGAATACGAACAAAGTTTATTTTTACAGGCAAAAGTTTGGCTTCAATTGCTGCGTCTATTCCATGTAGCACATCATCTAATTTTCCTATGCGTGTAATCTTTTTGAACTTTTCGGGATTCATGGTATCCAGGCTGATGTTTACCCGTTTTAGTCCGGCAGCCTTTAAAGCTCTGGCATATCGAGGTAAGAGAACACCGTTTGTTGTCATTCCAATATCCTCAATCTCAGGAATAGCAGAAAGCATACTTATTAACTCCGGAAGATCTTTGCGTACCAAAGGTTCACCACCGGTAATTCGAAGTTTTTTAATCCCAAGCTTAACTCCTGCTTTAACGATGTTGGTAATTTCTTGAAATGAAAGAATATCCTCGTGCTTTTTTAGTGGCAAACCTTCGGCAGGCATACAGTACTTGCACCGAAAATTGCAACGGTCGGTTACTGAAATACGCAGGTAGTTAATATGTCTGTTAAAGCGGTCGTACATAGGCTAATTCATCAGTCTGAATGCTTGAAACTCCCAGTGGTACTTCCAGCAGGGCATTTGCAAAGGCCAGTGCATTTATATGCGCCGATCCATGAAAAGGAATTTCGGAAATTGCTCCGTCAGCATTTATAACGACCGGAATAATCGCCAGTCGATTGGCTTTTTTTCGCTGATATGTAAAGTTCATTTTAGCTTTTACGCGCAACGGTGCGAAGTTAGCTCCGAGTAGTTTGTAGATCACCGGTTTGGCAATCAACTCAAATTGCACAAATGACGACACGGGATTTCCGGAAAGTCCAAAAACAAACTTGCCTTCCTTTTCTGAAAAAGTCATTGGGTTACCCGGTTTAATGCCTGTGTGATCCCAGTATATTTTAAAGCCCTGTTCTTTTAATATTTCCGGAATAAAATCGAAATCGCCAACCGATGCACCACCGGTGAAAACGATAAAATCGCTTGATTCCAGCGCTTTTTTGAAACTTTTGGTGAGCAATTCGTAATCGTCAACCAGCATGAGTTCAGCCACAACTTCAAGGTTCACTTTCTTAATCTGGGTGATTACCTGGCTGGAATTACTGTTTCGTATCTGTCCGGGTTTTGGCGTTTCAGATGGGAGAACCAATTCACTTCCAGTGGCGATTATGGTTACTTTTGGGCGTTTCGATACCAAAACTTCAGCATAACCTGCACCGGCAAGCACGGCCATTTGAGGGACATTAATTAACGTACCTTTTTTTAGCAGAACATCACCCTTTTTATAATCTTCACCCAGATAACAGATATTCTTTTTCGTTCTAGAATTGGTACAGCGCACCATATTTCCAGAAAGGTTTTCAGCATCTTCAACCATAAAAACACAATCGCATTCGGGTGGAACAGCAGCACCGGTCATAATTTTCACACACTGGTTTCTCCCAATTTCAACAGAAGCTATTTTGCCGGCATTTATCACTTCTAAAACTTCCAACTCGTTGTTAATATCTTCAAGTCGGCAAGCATAACCATCCATTGCTGATTTATTGAAAGGCGGCATGTTTAAGTCTGCAACTACATCCTCTTGTAATACCCTGTTAAAAGCATTTTCAAGCAGAACTTTTTCGGTAGGGGAAAACGGTTTTAAGTTGCCAAGCAGCTGTTGTATTTCTTCAAACTGGTTCATGAAATGAGTGAAAATTTATTGTTGTTGAGCTGAACTTTGTTGTAATTAAATTTAAGGTTTTCTCCATCATTCTTTACAATTATTGGGTTGTGTATCAGATGCTTTTGTTTTTTTATCGGAGTTCCCGTAGCATAGATAAAAAAGAACAAACCCGGAGTAATAATTTCATGTAATCCTCCCGATTCACAAACAATGGGTGTTTTAGGTAAATAAGCCGATAGTTTTTCAAAAGCCTCGGGAAGAGATTCGGGTTCTGCCATTACAAAGAAAACCTGTTTGGCTCCGGCTTGTAACATCAGCGAGCTATCTTTGCCGCTTATTTGCTTTTCCTGCAGAATAACGTAATGCTTATCTTTTAAAAGTACATCGTCGCTGTTGTGCTCGTGAATATGCGAGGTTATTTTGAGGCCGGTAATGGGAGCTTGTTTGGATAATGACTCGATTACACGACAGGCAAAGTAGGTTTTCCCCACATTTCTCCCGTTACCTGCAAGCAACAGCAAGTTGGGATAATCGATTTTGGTATCTTTTTGTACTTGTGTCATTTAATAACCTGAGTTCAGTTATAGATGTTAACCTCAGAATTACAGAAATGTGCGAGATTTGGACTGAAAATATCGCAAGAATAGCGGGCTATTTTAAGAGGTTTTCTGTTTAAAGATTGTGCATTTCTGTAATTTCCTTCGGATTTCTCAAATTTTTGCATAAATCACTCCACATTTTTTTGAATTATCCCGATAGTCCTTCAAAAATCTGCAATAATTTCTGCTAAAAGTTTTCAGAAATTGAGGCAAGATTTATAATTGAACTCAGGTTAATATGTTTCAGGGAAGGGAAGGAGCTTCAGTTCTCCCAATGCAAAATTTGCTCTTTCTCCTTTCCAATTTATCCCGACCTTGCCGGGATGCGGGAGGATCACCTGTTTCCGGGTAATCCCATCGGCCAAAATCCCTTGGTTTACACTTTAGGAAAATTGGCTCGGAGCCGTTACAAATATAGCAAAGAATCTAGATGTGTGGATGTGATTGTTTGAAAACTGTTGAAGAGCATTTTAGCTAGAATAAAATGCTGAAGGGTGTTAAAAAAATGAGAATGTAAATATGGACAACGGGAAAGATATTCAAGGGCAGGTTATCAAATACTAGCCTGCCCCTGAATTATTTAGTCTTCACTAACAACTTCTTCCTCTACAATCGGATTTGTCTTTTCGGAAAAATAGGCTGAAACAATAACAAGGACAACAATTGCCACCGCAATGTAAACGCCTGAAGGAATTGGTGCCGCTTCGCCTTGTGCATACGAGTGCAAACCTGAGAGGTAATAGTTTACTCCAAAGTAAGTCATCAGTACCGAGCTGATACCCAAAACAGCAGCCACACTCATTGCAAAACTACCACGCATTCCGGGAATGCGGTGCATGTGAGAGATGAATGTATATACCAAAACAGTTACCAACGCCCAGGTTTCTTTTGGGTCCCAGCCCCAGTAACGGCCCCAGCTTTCGTTGGCCCAAACACCACCAAGAAATGAACCGAGCGTAACCATTAATAAGCCAATGATCAAAGCAACTTGAATGATATTAACAAGTTCTTTTATGGTGTGATTAATTCTTTCGGAATTGTGTTTATTTCTGAAAATCATTAAAATGAGATTCAGGAAGCCCAGCAATGCACTAATTCCCAAAAATCCGTAGCTGGCTGTAATAACCGCTACGTGAACAATTAACCAGTACGATTTTAAAACGGGTACCAGGTTGGTTATTTCCGGGCTCATCCAGCTCATTCCTGCCACCATAAGCGTTAAACCGGCTAAGACTGATGTTAATGAGAGTGTAATTTCCGAGCGTTTGGCAAAAATCAAACCTCCAAGTGCAGTTGCCCAACTAATAAACACCATCGATTCGTAACCATTACTCCATGGCGCATGTCCTGATATGTACCAGCGAATTACCAGTCCCGCAGTTTCGGCCAAAAACAGTACCAGAATAAAGTAGAACGCAAAATTTTTCAGGAAGCTTAATTTAATATTCGGATTAAACAGAGTAAGCAACTGTAACATCAACAGAATTAAACCAGTAAACATGAAAATTTTTGATAATTTCCCAAATATGTTCAGTTTATTATAGAGCACTTCCATTTTTACTCTTGTTGCCGATGGAATGATCTTCGCTCCAATAGTTTCCTGGTTTTGTTTCAGATTGTTCAGCAATTGGTCAGCTGTTGCCCAATCGCGTTTTTGTACCGATTGAAGATAAGACGAAACCGTTTGTCTTGCGAAATCTGCATTTTGGGCAGGAAGTTCCTTTGCTTCGTTAATCGATACCCATTTATGATTGTCATGATTGGGGACGGGAAAAATAGTGAGGAAATCGCCGGTGAAAATGGCCATCAGAATATTAACGCGTTCGTCAACATTCATAATTTCCTTGTCGAACTTATTCCGGCTATTACTTTCTTTATTATAAGCTGCCTGAACTGCGGAGCTTAGTATATAGCCTCCCATCTTGCGAGGCCGAACGATTGAATTAAATGAAGCATATTTTCCACTGATCCCAATTGTTCTTCGTAATTCGGGATTGGCAATTTTTATAATGGCAACGTTCTTCCATAGTTCAGGATTTGCCTGCATATCAAGAAAAACTTCAGTTGGCGACATTCCTTCCCAACTGGTTTTTTTAGCCACTTTACGAAGAATTTCGGATGCCAACGTAGAAATCGGCTCTACACGGCCTTTTCTGTCTTGTATGAGTAAACTTTCGAATGACTTGGCGTGGTCGCTGTTTACTGGTGCAGGTGATAAAACTTGTGCCTGTGCACTAATACTCAGCAACACACCCGTTACTAAAACAGCAAATAGCTTTTTACGTTTTTCGCGCAGTTGTGCCGATGTTTTTAGCAGAGTTTTAAAACGACTATTTCGATTAAACAAAGTCAGCACCATTCCGATGGCCATAATCAGGTAGCCAAAATAAGTTACCGATGTTCCTGCTGAATCGTGGTTTACGGAAAGGATGGTGCCGCGCTCATCCGTATCGTATGATGATTGGAAAAAACGATATCCTTTGTATTTCAGGATGTTGTTCATGAAAATACGGAAAGGCATTTCGGTGGTGCCGTCTTTTAAAACTACTTCGCTGGTATACGACGAAGGACTCATAGAACCCGGATAACGTTCGAGTTGGAAATCGTTAAGCTGAATGGCAAAAGGTAGTTTTATTATTCGAGAACCGTATGATACCGACACCTTCATTCCATCGATGGATGTGGTGTAAAAATCTCCAACTTCGCCGGTACGGCCATAAACGATCAACTCCTTACTTTTGTCATTAGTTGATATTGCAGCTTTAAAAGCATCCGGCGGGCTCATTTCCTGCGTTGGTTTTTGGTAAGCCAGTTGAACCGAAGCATTTGGCAGAAACTGTTTAACGGCAAATGTGAGGTTTTTATACGTATAGGCCTTTTGTGTGTCCACAAGTTTTGCGGTACGTGGAGCTATCAACTCACTATTATCGGACAGCATTCCGGAAACCTGAATAGTGTCGATGGCAGAAAGGTACAGGTTGCCATCTTTCAAACTCAGTTTTATATCTGTATTTGTATTGTTGCCAAAACCCAGTGTTAACCCATTTAGTGTTTTCGTGTTATCGTTTCTAAGTGTAAAGTCTTTTCTTGATGAACCATTTGTTACAGTAATCAGCGAAATAATTGGTTCGCCATTTGGATCGAGAACAATGTTTTCTACTGCCGATGGCATGAACTGTTGATTGCTAATATGTATCGTTTTTCCTTTGAAATGTATTTTTTCTGAAAAGCGGTTGGTGGTATAGGGCGAGAATTTTACTTCGCTTGATTCTTCAATCGTTTCAGTACCATCGCTTACCTTAACCGTTACATACGATGCTTCGGAAGTAATAAAATCAGAAGAGCTGTTTTCGCGAATATGCATATTTCCCTCATAACCGTAATAACGTGTAATCATCGCACCTACGCCAATAACGATAAAGGAGATATGAAAAAGCAGGATTGTCCATTTCTTCCGTGCGATAAGTTTGTATTTAATTACACTCCCAAGGATGTTGATGCAGAGTATAAATAACAAAATCTCGAACCATCTGGAATTGTAAATGAGAATTTTTGCTGTAGTGGTGCCATAATCGTTTTCTATAAAGGTGGCGTAACCAATGGCAATAGCAAAAATTACCACCAAAATTCCGGTAAAAAACATGGAAAAAAGGAATGAGCTCAGCTTCTTCATAATAAGTAGTTGTCTAGTTGTCTGAATAAAACATTAAAAAAATTCCTTTGTTTTCAAACAAAGGAATTTTTCAAAATAAAAATCTTGCTTTCATTAATTTGTTGTAGGATCGTCGTGAGCAATTACTTTTACAAACTCATCAAAGTTCCATGTTTTTTTAGGA
Proteins encoded in this region:
- a CDS encoding molybdopterin molybdotransferase MoeA, with the protein product MNQFEEIQQLLGNLKPFSPTEKVLLENAFNRVLQEDVVADLNMPPFNKSAMDGYACRLEDINNELEVLEVINAGKIASVEIGRNQCVKIMTGAAVPPECDCVFMVEDAENLSGNMVRCTNSRTKKNICYLGEDYKKGDVLLKKGTLINVPQMAVLAGAGYAEVLVSKRPKVTIIATGSELVLPSETPKPGQIRNSNSSQVITQIKKVNLEVVAELMLVDDYELLTKSFKKALESSDFIVFTGGASVGDFDFIPEILKEQGFKIYWDHTGIKPGNPMTFSEKEGKFVFGLSGNPVSSFVQFELIAKPVIYKLLGANFAPLRVKAKMNFTYQRKKANRLAIIPVVINADGAISEIPFHGSAHINALAFANALLEVPLGVSSIQTDELAYVRPL
- the ccsA gene encoding cytochrome c biogenesis protein CcsA, with product MKKLSSFLFSMFFTGILVVIFAIAIGYATFIENDYGTTTAKILIYNSRWFEILLFILCINILGSVIKYKLIARKKWTILLFHISFIVIGVGAMITRYYGYEGNMHIRENSSSDFITSEASYVTVKVSDGTETIEESSEVKFSPYTTNRFSEKIHFKGKTIHISNQQFMPSAVENIVLDPNGEPIISLITVTNGSSRKDFTLRNDNTKTLNGLTLGFGNNTNTDIKLSLKDGNLYLSAIDTIQVSGMLSDNSELIAPRTAKLVDTQKAYTYKNLTFAVKQFLPNASVQLAYQKPTQEMSPPDAFKAAISTNDKSKELIVYGRTGEVGDFYTTSIDGMKVSVSYGSRIIKLPFAIQLNDFQLERYPGSMSPSSYTSEVVLKDGTTEMPFRIFMNNILKYKGYRFFQSSYDTDERGTILSVNHDSAGTSVTYFGYLIMAIGMVLTLFNRNSRFKTLLKTSAQLREKRKKLFAVLVTGVLLSISAQAQVLSPAPVNSDHAKSFESLLIQDRKGRVEPISTLASEILRKVAKKTSWEGMSPTEVFLDMQANPELWKNVAIIKIANPELRRTIGISGKYASFNSIVRPRKMGGYILSSAVQAAYNKESNSRNKFDKEIMNVDERVNILMAIFTGDFLTIFPVPNHDNHKWVSINEAKELPAQNADFARQTVSSYLQSVQKRDWATADQLLNNLKQNQETIGAKIIPSATRVKMEVLYNKLNIFGKLSKIFMFTGLILLMLQLLTLFNPNIKLSFLKNFAFYFILVLFLAETAGLVIRWYISGHAPWSNGYESMVFISWATALGGLIFAKRSEITLSLTSVLAGLTLMVAGMSWMSPEITNLVPVLKSYWLIVHVAVITASYGFLGISALLGFLNLILMIFRNKHNSERINHTIKELVNIIQVALIIGLLMVTLGSFLGGVWANESWGRYWGWDPKETWALVTVLVYTFISHMHRIPGMRGSFAMSVAAVLGISSVLMTYFGVNYYLSGLHSYAQGEAAPIPSGVYIAVAIVVLVIVSAYFSEKTNPIVEEEVVSED
- a CDS encoding molybdenum cofactor synthesis domain-containing protein; translated protein: MEAQTCKIKSLNISEKKGTIKTPRKELNLDLDGIEGDAHAGKWHRQISLLAAESIKGFEGELGREIKYGEFAENITTEGIAVHKAMPFDRFRAGKVELEVTQIGKKCHGDNCEIFQLAGKCVMPKEGIFCRVIKPGALSENDTMEYIPKTFRIKVITLSDRAFHGIYKDKSGPMLEKLSKDWFASKTYLCETSRTVIPDEKELLEVELQTAVNDGYDIIYTTGSTGIGPRDIAPTIISNFIDLEIPGIMDHIRLKYGAEKPNALLSRSIAGVKNKTLVFSLPGSTKAVNEYLTEIHKILIHSFLMLHGIDGH
- the moaA gene encoding GTP 3',8-cyclase MoaA encodes the protein MYDRFNRHINYLRISVTDRCNFRCKYCMPAEGLPLKKHEDILSFQEITNIVKAGVKLGIKKLRITGGEPLVRKDLPELISMLSAIPEIEDIGMTTNGVLLPRYARALKAAGLKRVNISLDTMNPEKFKKITRIGKLDDVLHGIDAAIEAKLLPVKINFVRIPGENEVDEQEVREFCQKKGLKLRFIRQMDLRTGEFYAVDGGLGGICKICNRLRITADGFLVPCLHSGLRYSIRKLGIEEAYNQALQNKPEKGVGTESHNFSNIGG
- the moaC gene encoding cyclic pyranopterin monophosphate synthase MoaC, which gives rise to MSQLSHINEEGKANMVDVGHKPQQVRTAKASGFIALQPETIRLINESLIKKGDVITIAEIAGIQAAKETSRLIPLCHPLQLTKVEVKAEVQGNGVWVKSLTKCIGQTGVEMEALTAVNVALLTIYDMCKAVDKNMVMGDVKLDFKEKI